The Colletotrichum destructivum chromosome 7, complete sequence genome contains the following window.
cggcaTCCTTGACAAGTGTGTTGCCAGACGCAATAATGCCGTAATGGATCTCGGGATCCGCCGTGTCTCGTGGTTCACGTTCGATCTCTTTTGCTGCTTCACAGTTTTGGCAATCTTGCCCAGGGACATGCTCGTACGATGCATCAAAAAGTCGGTCGCTGTCGAATCCCTGGTGCACATAGCCAGGATTATACTTTGAGTTCTCTGCCATCTTGGGATTGTTCTTCAGCATGCCTTCCAGAAATCGGGGAACCTTCGAGTCTTCGATCTCGTGGTCTGCTTGAATGCTTGCCAGGGCTTTAAGAAAGACGGTTGGAGGCATTCCCAAAAAGCCCTTTCGCTCACGACGGTTGCCGGGCCTCGCCTTGATAAAGTCGTACTGGCAGACGCCGCCCATGGTTCCGTCAGGCTGGCTAACAGCCACGTCACCGAGTCGGATGTCACGGTTCCCGCCCGGCCGAGCGATTCCCCCACCGGTTCCTACCAGGAGACCGATTTTGATGGACGGGAGTGACGAAGACAGGCTCGAGGCTGTGATAGCGGCCGAGGTGATTCCATAAATGCCAGCGGCAAGAGAGGCGATCACAATGTTGTGCTCACCCATACGGCCCCAGGTATAGACGTTGGTGTCTTTCGGATGCCTCATAAAGCCCTTTGGGTCAGCGTGTTTCTCGTCCAGCATGGCGACTGCAGCGGCCCGTTCGGTGGGCAGCGTAGCGATCCAGCCAATGGTGTAGGCCTCGGGATCGTTGAGAGCCATGCTTGTCACCATGGTGGCCAGGAGGATACAACGTCGAAGGAGCTTAAAGATAGTAATCCGTACACAGATGCCTTCTAAAGCATCTTACTACTCACATGGAatgaagaagagagagaaggatAGAGAGCTCAAAGCCAAGAAGCAACCAGACATTAGACTACCATTCTGAAAGAGGGGTGGGCAGCTTGGCTGAAACAGACATTAGGGCGCTAAAGTCCCGCAACCCAATAATAACGAGAATGGTATTGAACGCCGCAATTATGCATGCCGAAAGTGGACAAGTTGTTGCCAACCGGTGGAGACTTGAGATGCAGACGAGTAGTCTGCCTTGCTGTGTGACAGGGGGCGTACATGTGCATTCTCGGAATAGCCGGCCCTATCCGGTTCCTTGCTTAGAGAGTTAAGCAATGAAGCACTCTGACAGTTCCATTCGCTGTAGCGTTCAAGTAAGGCTTCGGATCCAGACCTCAGATAGGGACAGGAGCCGGCCTCTTGCATGGTAAGGTCGGTTTTAGAGACTGGTGGCCAACAATTAAAGCTGTCAAGCTATACTAGCGCAGGAAAGACCACGATTCAGTCTCATTCTAAGTCCCAGCTTAATCATTGTTCTCAG
Protein-coding sequences here:
- a CDS encoding Putative nucleoside phosphorylase domain-containing protein, with product MVTSMALNDPEAYTIGWIATLPTERAAAVAMLDEKHADPKGFMRHPKDTNVYTWGRMGEHNIVIASLAAGIYGITSAAITASSLSSSLPSIKIGLLVGTGGGIARPGGNRDIRLGDVAVSQPDGTMGGVCQYDFIKARPGNRRERKGFLGMPPTVFLKALASIQADHEIEDSKVPRFLEGMLKNNPKMAENSKYNPGYVHQGFDSDRLFDASYEHVPGQDCQNCEAAKEIEREPRDTADPEIHYGIIASGNTLVKDAAVREQIIADVGEECICLEMEAAGLMNHFPCLVIRGICNYADSHKNDRWQRYASATAAAFAKEFLAYVPAAEVRDPRERLKFLSLLTVTQQATLEVEEEVDLMVSSNQREKIHY